One genomic segment of Erysipelotrichaceae bacterium 66202529 includes these proteins:
- a CDS encoding ATP-binding cassette domain-containing protein, whose protein sequence is MHIIEVSHLKKTYGAFNAVDDISFHVEKGEIFGYLGINGAGKSTTIHMLTTLFPPNAGSVTICGHTLGRQNQDIRKCIGVVQQSNSLDDKLTVKENLLVRGALYEHSRTALQQQLAHVSELLGLKDMEAKRYAHLSGGQKRRCEIAAALMHEPDILFLDEPTTGLDPATRQTVWKCIEHLQRDRNMTVFLTTHYMEEAAKAAHIAVIDQGRLMEYGTPYQLKERHAKDRLLLLAKDHEQVQALLNSLHISYHQQRQHFQIALDNTLQALPILNTVQPYVEGFEVLQGTMDDVFLNITGKALPEEETK, encoded by the coding sequence ATGCATATTATTGAGGTATCACATCTGAAAAAAACGTATGGAGCCTTTAACGCTGTTGATGATATCAGCTTTCACGTGGAGAAGGGTGAAATATTCGGTTATCTGGGAATCAACGGCGCTGGTAAATCTACCACCATTCATATGTTGACAACACTATTTCCGCCGAATGCAGGCTCTGTAACAATATGCGGACATACACTGGGCCGGCAAAATCAGGATATCAGAAAATGCATCGGTGTCGTTCAGCAGTCCAACAGTCTGGATGACAAGCTGACAGTAAAGGAAAATCTGCTTGTCCGCGGCGCCTTATACGAGCATTCCCGTACAGCCCTGCAGCAGCAGCTAGCACATGTGAGTGAACTTCTCGGTCTGAAGGATATGGAAGCCAAACGCTATGCGCATTTATCCGGTGGACAGAAGCGGCGTTGTGAGATAGCGGCTGCCCTGATGCATGAGCCGGACATCCTGTTTTTGGACGAGCCGACAACCGGCCTTGATCCGGCTACACGCCAGACGGTATGGAAATGCATTGAACATTTGCAAAGGGATCGAAATATGACGGTATTTCTTACGACCCATTATATGGAGGAAGCCGCCAAGGCTGCCCATATCGCTGTCATAGATCAGGGCAGACTGATGGAGTATGGAACCCCCTATCAGCTAAAGGAGCGGCATGCCAAGGATCGCCTGCTTCTGCTCGCGAAGGATCATGAACAAGTGCAAGCGCTGTTAAACAGCCTGCACATATCCTATCATCAGCAGCGACAGCATTTTCAGATTGCATTGGATAACACGCTGCAGGCGCTTCCTATTCTAAACACGGTGCAGCCCTATGTGGAGGGCTTTGAAGTGCTGCAGGGAACCATGGATGATGTGTTTTTAAATATCACCGGCAAAGCACTGCCTGAGGAGGAAACAAAATGA
- a CDS encoding ABC transporter permease: MTALVTLTKRHILLYIRDRSAIFFSMLSVLIVLLMMLVFLKDMNRDELIQLIQNANGTINQQDASHLITMWTIAGILVVNAFTVPITMIGMLIQDKEQKRLESFYCSCVPRHILMLSYLLSAVLMGFAMCMLLMLLSYCYVSLSGFAFLTLFQFLQASFLLLLCTFVSSSLTALIAHWVNSEHAWGAFSTLAGTLIGFLGGIYLPVGMLPAAVQGVLKGLPFLHEAALMRNILTSSSLTQLFDGLPASLTDTYREVMGITITVNKQALSSEFQILTLLLCGIITLSLTVYLLNRHTAFDK, encoded by the coding sequence ATGACAGCCTTAGTAACCTTAACCAAGCGGCATATCCTGTTGTATATCCGTGATCGTTCCGCAATTTTCTTTTCCATGCTGTCCGTTCTCATCGTTTTGCTTATGATGCTTGTCTTTCTGAAGGATATGAACAGGGATGAGCTGATACAGCTTATTCAGAATGCGAACGGCACCATTAACCAACAAGACGCAAGCCACCTGATCACGATGTGGACGATTGCCGGAATTCTTGTTGTCAATGCGTTTACCGTTCCCATCACGATGATCGGTATGCTCATACAGGACAAGGAACAGAAACGGCTGGAAAGCTTTTACTGCTCCTGTGTTCCCCGCCATATTCTGATGCTATCCTATCTGCTGTCCGCAGTACTGATGGGATTTGCGATGTGTATGCTGCTTATGCTGCTTTCTTACTGTTATGTGAGCTTAAGCGGCTTTGCCTTCCTGACACTCTTTCAATTTCTGCAGGCGTCTTTTCTTCTTCTGCTTTGCACCTTTGTTTCAAGCTCTTTAACAGCGCTGATTGCCCACTGGGTGAACAGTGAGCACGCATGGGGCGCCTTTTCCACTCTTGCCGGAACACTGATTGGTTTTCTGGGAGGCATCTACCTGCCGGTGGGAATGCTGCCAGCAGCAGTACAGGGCGTTTTGAAGGGACTTCCGTTTCTCCATGAAGCAGCCCTTATGCGCAATATACTTACCTCATCTTCGCTGACACAGCTGTTTGACGGTCTGCCTGCCTCCCTTACCGATACGTATCGTGAGGTAATGGGAATTACCATCACAGTAAACAAGCAAGCCCTTTCATCAGAATTCCAGATTCTTACGCTGTTGCTTTGTGGTATAATAACGTTAAGCTTAACCGTTTATCTGCTGAACCGGCATACCGCATTTGACAAATAG
- a CDS encoding LytTR family transcriptional regulator, with protein sequence MKIIIEDKVSKEEEDTIIVRCGTLNDSLLKLLRQLKSGDECITCTQNGKIARIRPDDVYYFESVDSKTFLYTETEVFEIRQKLYEIEDHYAGFDFFRSSKSTIINLRKIRYLSPVLGSRMEATLHNDEKIMISRQYVAALKALLSI encoded by the coding sequence TTGAAAATCATCATCGAAGACAAAGTATCAAAGGAGGAAGAGGATACCATCATCGTCCGATGTGGCACGCTGAATGATTCTCTACTCAAACTGCTTCGCCAGCTAAAGAGCGGTGATGAATGTATCACCTGTACGCAAAATGGAAAAATTGCCAGAATTAGGCCGGATGATGTTTATTATTTTGAATCGGTCGATAGTAAAACGTTTCTCTATACAGAAACAGAGGTGTTTGAAATACGACAGAAGCTCTATGAGATTGAAGATCACTATGCAGGCTTTGACTTCTTTCGCTCGTCAAAATCCACGATCATCAACCTGCGTAAGATTCGTTATCTTTCCCCTGTACTTGGCAGCCGGATGGAGGCCACCTTGCACAACGATGAGAAAATCATGATTTCAAGACAGTATGTTGCAGCTTTGAAGGCGCTGCTCAGCATTTAG
- a CDS encoding DUF3021 family protein: MRKLKELAFTFSTITTCTIIAATVFISIFWKETTIDTSILWQILVCSFFCTLGNLLYTKEEKSKQQFYALLVLHYLYINAVVLLSGLFFRWFYADNPVMVLTMITIIAIVFSFVYIMLQIRSKRDAAVMNERLKAYIKKRNVD; encoded by the coding sequence ATGCGCAAATTAAAGGAACTGGCTTTTACCTTCTCTACGATTACCACCTGCACAATCATAGCGGCCACGGTGTTCATCAGCATCTTCTGGAAAGAAACAACGATTGATACGTCAATTCTCTGGCAGATTCTGGTTTGCAGCTTCTTTTGCACGCTTGGAAATCTTCTGTATACAAAAGAAGAAAAAAGCAAGCAGCAGTTTTATGCTCTGCTCGTATTGCATTATTTGTATATCAATGCCGTTGTACTGCTCAGCGGTCTGTTCTTTCGATGGTTTTATGCAGATAATCCCGTTATGGTGCTCACCATGATTACGATTATCGCAATCGTCTTTTCATTTGTTTACATCATGCTTCAAATCCGCTCAAAGCGCGATGCTGCTGTGATGAATGAACGGTTGAAGGCATATATCAAAAAAAGAAATGTAGATTGA